Below is a window of Coleofasciculus chthonoplastes PCC 7420 DNA.
ATTATCCGCATGGGCACCACCGTTAATCACATTCATTAACGGAACCGGGAGAAGATTGGCAAGGGGTCCACCTAGATAGCGATAGAGGGGAAGTTGCAATTCATTCGCGGCGGCTTTGGCATTGGCGAGAGACACTGCCAGGATAGCATTGGCACCCAGTTCATTTTTATTTTGGGTTCCATCCCGATAAATCATCGTCTGGTCAACGGTTGCTTGGTCTAGGGCGTCCATGTCCAGGAGTTCGGGGGTGATTTTCTCTTTGATGTTACGGACTGCCTTGAGGACGCCTTTCCCGTTATAGCGATGAGAATCACCATCTCGCAGTTCGTGGGCTTCAAAGGAGCCGGTAGAGGCACCACTAGGAACTTGTGCCAAGCCCAGGGCACCACTGGCGAGGCGAACTTCGGCTTCCACGGTGGGACGTCCCCGCGAGTCCAGGATTTCTCTGGCGTCAATGGCTTCAATCGGAGATTCGGGTTTATCTAACATACTGTTTCCTCTAAGTTGCAATGACTCCAGGGTTCAGGATACGTCTGAAGTCGTGGACAAACAAGCGAACTTAAGGATGTTTTCGATCCCCAGCGCTCATATCCGGATTTATGATAGGGTATGCGATCGCTCTGTAGGGATTAAAAATTAAGGGGGTCTGATGAAACTCTATTACTTTCCGAAAACACGCGCCATGCGTCCTCGGTGGTGTTTAGAAGAAATGGGTATTCCCTACGAGTTAATGCGAGTAGATATCACTCAAACGGACAAACAAGAGTATCAAAAGTTACATCCCCACGGCAAAGTTCCAGTTCTAGTGGATGAAGATATAACCATTTTTGAGTCGGCGGCGATTTGTGCTTATCTGACTGACAAATACTCAGACAAAGGATTAATTCCAGCTCCAGGAACATCAGCACGAGCGTATTATTATCAGTGGCTTTTTTATGCGATGGTGACATTAGAGCCACCTGTGGAGCATTATATATTTCAGGTGCTACCGGATTTGCCGGAAAGGATATCGCCACTGAAAAAACGTTCAGAACTCTCAATGGATGACACTTTAGCATGGTTTACCCAAGTCTCTGAACCGTTAACAGCCGCGCTTGAGGGTCAAGATTTTCTGGTCGAAAATCAATTCACGACAGCGGATATTTTGACTGGAGGCGTTCTGATGTGGGCACTTCAATTAGGAATGCTGGATAATCATAAAATCCTCAAAGCTTATGCTGAAACACTCAGGGAAAGAGAAGCTTTTGGGCGAGCTAATCAAGATTTCTATGCTAAGGTAGAAGACTAACATTTTTACTTAGCCCTTCAGCCCTTCGTTAGGAAACTCTTAACAAGGTAAGGTAGAGTTTTGAGTAAATTACAACGGGAGCATGTCACCTTCGTAGGTTGGGTTGAGGAACGAAACCCAACTCTCAGTTAGCCTGTTGGGTTTCGCCATCGCTCTACCCAACCTACGAGAACTACAGGATTAAGATAAAGTTATGAACGTTAAAAATATTGAGCTGCCAATGGAGCAGATTAAAGCATTTTGCGATCGCTGGCAAGTTACAGAATTTTCTTTATTCGGTTCTGTCTTGCGGGACGACTTTCGCCCCGATAGTGATATTGACGTGATGGTGCAATTTCATCCAGAGGCTCATCCTACGTTCTTCAGTTTGGAGCAAATGGAAGCGGAGTTAAAGACGATTTTTAATCGAGACGTTGATTTAATTACTCGTCAGGGGATTACATCAAGTCGTAACTATTTACGTCGTCAAGAAATTCTTTCGTCGGCTCAGGTAATTTATGAAACGAGATCTGCAATTTTTACTTGACATGCTACAATCCGCAGAACTCATTATAGACTACATCGCTCAATGATCAAAAGATGAGTTCCTCGAAACCATACAGCTTCAAGATGCAGTCATCAGGCGATTGTTAGTAATTGCTGAAGCAGCCAGACGAATTTCAGAAACGACACGCCAAACCCTGTCCACTATTCCATGGCAAGAAATTAACGGAATGCGAAATCGGTTAGTTCATGAATATGATGATGTTAACCTCAATATCGTTTGGGATGTTGTTCAAAATGAGATACCGATTCTAATTGAGGAGTTACGATTAAGAGTGCCAAGAGAAGAATAAACCCAATTCGTCTTACCTAAACTTGGGCGGAAGTTCGGCGGGAGGTGGAGAATCTGCACCTGGAGGAAGAGGAGGTGAACCGCCAGGTGGTAGGGGTAGCGGTGTTGGTTCTGTTCCCGATGGTGTAGTCCTCGGTGAGGGTGAGGGTGACGGTGACGGTGAGGGGGGTGTCTGCATTTGCGAAGCCGAAGCGTCTCCGGGTGGAGGTGGAGGATCAAACGTGGGTAATCCATTCGCTGTGTCTCCTGGCGGAGATAAGGGAGTCATTTCCACAGGTTCTGGAGGCGGCGGTTGGATGGTTTCAATGGTGACTGAACGGCTTTTTTGTTCT
It encodes the following:
- a CDS encoding glutathione S-transferase family protein, which produces MKLYYFPKTRAMRPRWCLEEMGIPYELMRVDITQTDKQEYQKLHPHGKVPVLVDEDITIFESAAICAYLTDKYSDKGLIPAPGTSARAYYYQWLFYAMVTLEPPVEHYIFQVLPDLPERISPLKKRSELSMDDTLAWFTQVSEPLTAALEGQDFLVENQFTTADILTGGVLMWALQLGMLDNHKILKAYAETLREREAFGRANQDFYAKVED
- a CDS encoding nucleotidyltransferase family protein, which encodes MNVKNIELPMEQIKAFCDRWQVTEFSLFGSVLRDDFRPDSDIDVMVQFHPEAHPTFFSLEQMEAELKTIFNRDVDLITRQGITSSRNYLRRQEILSSAQVIYETRSAIFT